In Micromonospora sp. LH3U1, one genomic interval encodes:
- a CDS encoding acetate/propionate family kinase: MSRVLVLNCGSSSVKWRRYDGDRVLDQGTVERIGEPGGGPADHTSAVRQILDGLDLTGLAAVGHRVVHGGRKFTAPVLVDDAVLAAIKDLVPLAPLHNPANLAGIEVARAALPDVPQVAVFDTAFHHTLPEAAATYAIDRDTAERYGIRRYGFHGTSHAYVSRRTAELLGRPYEQLNTITLHLGNGASACAVANGRSVATSMGMSPLEGLVMGTRSGDLDPTVIFHLRREGGLSVDDIDDLLNHRSGLLGMTGVNDMREVLQRRAAGDPAAELAFDVYCRRITGYVGAYYALLGRVDAITFTAGVGEHAAPVRAAALAGLGRLGIAVDEARNDGDGDRLISPEGAEVSVCVIRTDEEREIAREARDVVGGR, from the coding sequence ATGAGTCGGGTGCTGGTGCTCAACTGCGGGTCGTCGTCGGTGAAGTGGCGCCGCTACGACGGCGACCGGGTGCTCGACCAGGGCACCGTCGAGCGGATCGGTGAGCCTGGCGGTGGCCCGGCGGACCACACCAGTGCCGTCCGGCAGATCCTGGATGGGCTGGACCTGACCGGGCTGGCGGCGGTGGGGCACCGGGTGGTCCACGGTGGACGGAAGTTCACCGCCCCGGTGCTGGTCGACGACGCGGTGCTCGCCGCGATCAAGGACCTGGTGCCGCTCGCCCCGCTGCACAACCCGGCCAACCTGGCCGGCATCGAGGTGGCCCGCGCGGCGCTACCGGACGTCCCGCAGGTTGCCGTCTTCGACACCGCGTTCCACCACACCCTGCCGGAGGCCGCCGCGACGTACGCGATCGACCGGGACACCGCCGAGCGGTACGGCATCCGCCGGTACGGCTTCCACGGCACCTCGCACGCGTACGTGTCCCGCCGCACCGCCGAACTGCTGGGCCGCCCGTACGAGCAGCTCAACACGATCACCCTGCACCTGGGCAACGGGGCCAGCGCCTGCGCGGTCGCGAACGGTCGCAGCGTCGCCACCTCGATGGGCATGTCCCCGTTGGAGGGGCTGGTGATGGGCACCCGCAGCGGCGACCTGGACCCGACCGTGATCTTCCACCTGCGCCGGGAGGGTGGGCTGTCGGTGGACGACATCGACGACCTGCTCAACCACCGCAGCGGCCTGCTGGGAATGACCGGCGTCAACGACATGCGCGAGGTGCTCCAGCGCCGGGCGGCCGGGGACCCGGCAGCGGAGCTGGCCTTCGACGTGTACTGCCGGCGCATCACCGGATATGTCGGTGCGTACTACGCGCTGCTCGGCCGGGTCGACGCGATCACCTTCACCGCCGGAGTCGGTGAGCATGCGGCCCCCGTCCGGGCCGCCGCGCTGGCCGGCCTGGGGCGGCTGGGCATCGCCGTGGACGAGGCCCGCAACGACGGCGACGGCGACCGGCTGATCTCGCCCGAGGGCGCCGAGGTGAGCGTCTGCGTCATCCGCACCGACGAGGAACGGGAGATCGCGCGGGAGGCCCGGGACGTGGTCGGCGGCCGCTGA
- a CDS encoding alpha/beta hydrolase family protein, whose product MSRRATSALIASTVLMAGLVGCSAATRPSESWQTPPAEPKPAATPTPQVPAGTAPQRAFAVGVRQLKLDRDGRALPVTLWYPAAGEAGGAAKRSASAASGRFPVVMFSHGLGGRPDDYATLLTRWAAAGFVVAAPTFPHTSRGADGNVLDVLNQPADVSYALDQVLALDGKAGDSLRGRLDADRVAAAGHSAGGVTTIGLFTASRDERLDAGVVFAGTALGVGTAFAGASAPQLFVHGELDEVVEYAAGKAAYDKVPWPKAMLSLPKGDHGRALLSDGATLRVVSDTSVEFLRWSLYGDAAAKKRIHTDATRGDIATFDDHL is encoded by the coding sequence ATGTCGCGTCGCGCCACTTCCGCACTGATCGCCAGTACCGTGCTCATGGCCGGTCTGGTCGGCTGCTCAGCGGCCACCCGCCCGAGCGAAAGCTGGCAGACGCCGCCGGCCGAGCCGAAGCCCGCCGCCACGCCGACACCGCAGGTCCCTGCCGGGACCGCCCCGCAGCGCGCCTTCGCGGTCGGCGTACGCCAACTCAAGCTGGACCGGGACGGCCGTGCGCTGCCGGTGACGCTCTGGTACCCGGCGGCCGGGGAGGCCGGCGGTGCGGCCAAGCGGTCGGCCTCGGCCGCGAGCGGCCGGTTTCCGGTGGTGATGTTCAGCCATGGCCTCGGCGGCCGACCGGACGACTACGCCACGCTGCTGACGCGGTGGGCGGCGGCGGGTTTCGTGGTGGCCGCGCCGACCTTCCCGCACACCTCCCGGGGCGCGGACGGCAACGTCCTCGATGTGCTCAACCAGCCGGCCGACGTGTCGTACGCGTTGGACCAGGTGTTGGCGTTGGACGGCAAGGCCGGCGACTCGTTGCGCGGCCGGTTGGACGCCGACCGGGTGGCCGCGGCCGGGCACTCGGCGGGCGGGGTGACCACCATCGGCCTCTTCACCGCCAGCCGCGACGAACGGCTGGACGCGGGCGTGGTGTTCGCCGGCACGGCGCTCGGTGTGGGCACCGCGTTCGCCGGCGCGTCCGCACCGCAGCTGTTCGTGCACGGGGAGCTGGACGAGGTGGTCGAGTACGCGGCGGGTAAGGCCGCGTACGACAAGGTGCCCTGGCCGAAGGCGATGCTGAGCCTGCCGAAGGGCGACCACGGACGGGCGCTGCTCAGCGACGGCGCGACGCTGCGGGTGGTCTCGGACACGTCCGTCGAGTTCCTCCGTTGGTCGCTGTACGGCGACGCGGCGGCCAAGAAGCGCATCCACACCGACGCGACGCGCGGCGACATCGCCACCTTCGACGACCACCTGTAG
- a CDS encoding alpha/beta hydrolase family protein — translation MGAARLIAVLVTALLAGCAPATAVAGGSSGPPSARRAPEGSYAVGVRTLTLDPRSARPLPVTIWYPASTDGVAAGRFPVVVYSHGLHSRPDLHAGLTTRWAAAGFVVAAPAFPHTRQGAAHFTRADVRNQPADGWRLIRHLGRLDRDREDPLAGHLDLTSVAAAGHSAGGFTTSGMFSEGHPTRLRSGIVIAGGGLPGSFAGPAAPVLFVHGTADAVVPVTVGRAAYGRTPGPAAFLSLLGQDHGAYLTPGNPGFAPVLATTTDFLRWTLYGDKAAGARLPADARTATLTSYESRPAR, via the coding sequence ATGGGGGCGGCACGGCTGATCGCCGTACTGGTGACGGCTCTGCTGGCTGGCTGCGCGCCGGCCACGGCCGTGGCGGGCGGGTCCAGCGGGCCGCCGTCGGCGCGTCGAGCGCCCGAGGGGTCGTACGCCGTCGGCGTGCGTACGCTCACCCTCGATCCGCGCTCGGCGCGCCCCCTGCCGGTGACGATCTGGTATCCGGCGTCGACCGACGGGGTGGCCGCCGGGCGGTTCCCGGTGGTGGTCTACAGCCACGGGCTGCACAGCCGGCCCGACCTGCACGCCGGCCTGACCACCCGCTGGGCGGCGGCCGGTTTCGTGGTGGCCGCTCCCGCGTTCCCGCACACCCGACAGGGTGCCGCCCACTTCACCCGGGCCGATGTGCGCAACCAGCCCGCCGATGGTTGGCGGCTGATCCGACACCTGGGCCGCCTCGACCGGGACCGCGAGGATCCGCTCGCCGGCCACCTGGACCTGACGTCGGTCGCGGCCGCCGGACACTCGGCGGGCGGCTTCACCACCTCCGGGATGTTCAGCGAGGGGCACCCGACCCGATTGCGTTCCGGGATCGTGATCGCCGGGGGTGGGTTGCCGGGCAGCTTCGCCGGGCCCGCCGCACCGGTGCTCTTCGTGCACGGCACGGCCGACGCGGTGGTGCCGGTGACGGTCGGGCGGGCGGCGTACGGGCGTACCCCCGGGCCGGCCGCGTTCCTCAGTCTGCTCGGGCAGGACCACGGCGCGTACCTGACGCCGGGCAACCCGGGGTTCGCCCCGGTCCTCGCCACCACCACCGACTTCCTCCGCTGGACTCTCTACGGCGACAAGGCGGCCGGTGCCCGCCTCCCCGCCGACGCCCGCACCGCCACGCTGACCAGCTACGAGTCCCGGCCAGCCCGCTGA
- a CDS encoding aldo/keto reductase: MRYRTLGGTGIEVSTQCLGTMMFGAVGNPDHDDCVRIIHMALDQGINVVDTADMYGGGESEQIVGKALRGRRDDVVLATKVHFPMGEGPNQGGNSRRWILKAVEGSLRRLNTDWIDLYQVHRPDPSTDIEETLSVLTDLVREGKIRAFGCSTFPAEEIVEAHQVSERRGLGRLRTEQPPYSILARGVETSTLPVCQRYGMGVLVWSPLAFGFLSGRYRRDQPIDLSTGRAVLRPAQFDPAIAENAAKLDIVEQLVDLAASIGCTLPQLAIAFTVAHPAVTSAIIGPRTMQQLEDLLKGATLTLDDATLDRIDEIVPPGTNRYNPNAAFPPRSLTDTARRRRPLAERAAA; encoded by the coding sequence ATGCGCTATCGCACCCTCGGCGGCACCGGCATCGAGGTGAGCACCCAGTGTCTCGGGACCATGATGTTCGGTGCCGTCGGCAACCCCGACCACGACGACTGTGTCCGCATCATCCACATGGCTCTCGACCAGGGCATCAACGTCGTCGACACCGCAGACATGTACGGCGGCGGTGAGTCCGAACAGATCGTCGGGAAGGCGCTGCGGGGGCGCCGGGACGACGTCGTACTCGCCACCAAGGTGCACTTTCCGATGGGCGAAGGCCCCAACCAGGGTGGCAACTCGCGGCGTTGGATCCTCAAGGCGGTCGAGGGGAGCCTCCGGCGTCTGAACACCGACTGGATCGACCTCTACCAGGTCCACCGTCCCGACCCCTCGACCGACATCGAGGAGACGCTCTCGGTGCTCACCGACCTTGTCCGCGAGGGGAAGATCCGCGCCTTCGGCTGCTCGACGTTCCCCGCCGAGGAGATCGTCGAGGCGCACCAGGTTTCCGAGCGTCGCGGGCTCGGGCGGCTGCGCACCGAGCAGCCGCCGTACTCGATCCTGGCCCGCGGGGTCGAGACCTCCACCCTCCCGGTCTGCCAGCGCTACGGCATGGGAGTGCTGGTCTGGAGCCCTCTCGCCTTCGGGTTCCTCAGCGGCAGATACCGCAGGGACCAGCCCATCGACCTGTCGACCGGGCGTGCGGTACTCCGGCCGGCACAGTTCGATCCCGCTATCGCCGAGAACGCCGCCAAGCTCGACATCGTCGAGCAGCTCGTCGACCTCGCCGCAAGCATCGGCTGCACGCTTCCGCAGCTCGCCATCGCCTTCACCGTGGCCCATCCGGCCGTGACCTCGGCGATCATCGGACCGCGGACCATGCAGCAACTGGAGGATCTGCTCAAGGGCGCCACGCTCACCCTGGACGATGCGACCCTCGACCGGATCGACGAGATCGTGCCGCCCGGGACGAACCGGTACAACCCCAACGCCGCCTTCCCTCCGCGTTCACTGACCGACACCGCACGGCGGCGGCGCCCCCTCGCCGAACGCGCCGCGGCCTGA
- a CDS encoding MerR family transcriptional regulator, whose product MAEVTATLSIGQVAERTGLSVHALRFYEQEGVFVSPVRRGSGGRRIYSQDDVDWLTVCIILRASGMPLPALRRYADLVREGAGNEEERLALLLEHHVRVTDQIGRLTQCLDLITFKVGVYEDLLDQDQRPAEPDRRRPSVGGDVPASTPGTSA is encoded by the coding sequence ATGGCTGAGGTCACCGCGACTCTGAGCATCGGACAGGTCGCCGAACGCACCGGCTTGAGCGTGCACGCACTCCGCTTCTACGAGCAGGAGGGCGTCTTCGTCAGCCCCGTACGCCGCGGATCCGGCGGGCGTCGCATCTACAGCCAGGATGACGTCGACTGGCTGACCGTCTGCATCATTCTCCGCGCCTCGGGGATGCCGCTTCCCGCGCTGCGCCGGTACGCCGACCTCGTCCGGGAAGGCGCCGGTAACGAGGAGGAACGCCTCGCGCTTCTCCTCGAACACCACGTGCGCGTCACTGACCAGATCGGCAGGCTCACCCAGTGCCTGGACCTGATCACCTTCAAGGTCGGGGTGTACGAGGACCTGCTCGATCAGGACCAGCGCCCAGCCGAACCAGATCGTCGGCGTCCTTCGGTCGGCGGGGACGTTCCGGCATCCACACCGGGTACATCTGCTTGA
- a CDS encoding nucleotidyltransferase domain-containing protein: MDDLAHRQFASIAEVVAVTGTADIPVWLRGGWAMDFHLGTVTRPHVDVDWYCWREDADRLAALLLARGWRPDPRMPVELQLDLFIADVEVSFAYLGRDDAGRPTVGAGSWAGTPLPAGMLDAPPGRIGSLSVPTISVAAQIEFKQMYPVWMPERPRRPKDADDLVRLGAGPDRAGPRTPRP, translated from the coding sequence GTGGACGATCTCGCGCACCGCCAGTTCGCGAGCATCGCCGAGGTGGTCGCGGTGACCGGGACGGCCGACATCCCGGTGTGGCTGCGCGGTGGCTGGGCGATGGACTTCCACCTCGGCACGGTGACCCGCCCCCACGTCGACGTCGACTGGTACTGCTGGCGGGAGGACGCGGACCGGCTGGCGGCCCTGCTGCTGGCCCGGGGCTGGCGCCCCGACCCCCGGATGCCGGTCGAGCTGCAACTGGACCTGTTCATCGCCGACGTGGAGGTCAGCTTCGCGTACCTGGGTCGGGACGACGCCGGTCGACCGACGGTGGGTGCCGGGTCCTGGGCCGGCACCCCGCTGCCGGCCGGGATGCTGGACGCGCCACCCGGCCGGATCGGCTCGCTGAGCGTGCCGACGATCTCGGTGGCGGCTCAGATCGAGTTCAAGCAGATGTACCCGGTGTGGATGCCGGAACGTCCCCGCCGACCGAAGGACGCCGACGATCTGGTTCGGCTGGGCGCTGGTCCTGATCGAGCAGGTCCTCGTACACCCCGACCTTGA